A portion of the Aricia agestis chromosome 1, ilAriAges1.1, whole genome shotgun sequence genome contains these proteins:
- the LOC121728796 gene encoding L-threonine 3-dehydrogenase, mitochondrial, with the protein MALLRSIRSVVVGVRNYGVSAVQKAPPKILITGGLGQLGVECAKYLRAKYGRENVILSDIIKPSTEIFNDGPYIFADILDFKGLQKIVVDHRVDWLIHFSALLSAIGEQNVPLAVRVNIEGMHNVIELAKQYSLRIFVPSTIGAFGPDSPRNPTPNITVQRPRTIYGVSKVHAELLGEYYHHKFGLDFRCLRFPGVISSDPPGGGTTDYAIAIFHEVLRKGHYQCYLKPDTRLPMMHVRDALRALSEFLEAPSEILTRRVYNVTAMSFTPEELSDRMVKHLPEFKITYRPDSRQEIADSWPQVFDDSEAQRDWSWKPRVDLDTLVELMIREVKEKILANGYHCVH; encoded by the exons GTGGCCTAGGTCAGCTCGGAGTCGAATGCGCCAAGTACCTGAGAGCTAAATACGGCCGAGAGAATGTAATACTATCCGACATCATAAAACCTTCGACGGAAATATTCAACGACGGCCCATACATATTCGCTGATATATTAGACTTCAAAGGCCTTCAGAAGATCGTCGTAGACCATCGAGTGGACTGGCTCATACATTTCTCTGCTCTACTCAGCGCTATCGGCGAACAGAATGTGCCCCTGGCGGTGAGAGTGAACATAGAAGGCATGCACAACGTTATCGAGCTGGCCAAGCAGTACAGTCTCAGGATATTCGTACCCAGCACCATAGGAGCCTTCGGCCCCGATTCCCCGAGGAACCCTACCCCCAACATTACAGTGCAAAGACCGAGGACTATTTACGGTGTTTCTAAAGTGCACGCGGAGCTGTTAGGGGAGTACTACCATCACAAGTTTGGTTTGGACTTCAGGTGTCTCCGGTTCCCGGGAGTCATCTCCAGCGACCCGCCAGGAGGTGGCACAACAg aTTACGCGATCGCCATTTTCCACGAGGTACTCCGTAAGGGACACTACCAATGCTACCTGaaacctgacactagattacCCATGATGCACGTCAGAGACGCCCTTCGCGCCCTGTCGGAGTTCCTGGAGGCGCCCAGCGAAATACTCACTAGAAGAGTCTACAATGTGACAGCAATGAGCTTCACACCCGAAGAACTGTCAGACAGGATGGTGAAACATCTGCCAGAGTTCAAGATAACGTACAGACCTGATAGTCGACAGGAAATTG CGGACTCGTGGCCCCAGGTGTTCGACGACAGCGAGGCGCAGCGCGACTGGAGTTGGAAGCCACGGGTAGACCTGGACACACTGGTCGAGCTCATGATCAGGGAAGTCAAGGAGAAGATCCTCGCCAACGGCTACCATTGCGTTCATTGA